The genomic stretch GCAGTCGGCGGTCTCACGGCAGAGAGCTCAGTTCCCAATATCGAGGCTCTCCGCGCGCTCGGCAGGCATATCCCCTATGCCCTCGTTCGGGGGTTCGAACGGGACGGAGACGGTGGAGGCGGCCTCTTTTACATGAAGCACGAAAAGGCGACCGAAGCAGAAAGACCAGGATTGTACGTCATAGGCTCAGACGGCGCGGGCTGGACGCGACAGTGGGACGGTGAGAATTTCAACGCCGCCTGGGTGGGCATCCGCCCCGATGGATCTGATTGCGGTTCCAAGTTCAGCCGCCTTCCCAAACGAACAACCGTCAACTTCTCCCCCGGCGAATACGTCTTTTCATCCTATCCGCCCCCCGCAGATTTCAGCGACCGCTTTTATCGAGGCAAGGGAGTGGTCTGGAAATGCACCGGCGCCCTGACGGAATTTCAACGCGCCTTCGTCTGGTCCTACGCCAACGGCCAGGATTTTGGCGTCGATAACGGCGGCCAAAATGTTCGCGACATGACCCTAGCGGGCCTCTCTCCCATCGAAGGGATAGGAATCATAGGCCCAGGAACATCGACGGGCATAGGCTTCAGCTTCGACAACACCGCAACCACACGCCCCTATTTCGTGCGGCCGAAGAACTTCTCAATCGGCAATTTTCGTATCGGATTCGGCGGCGCGGTGACGCCGATGCGCAACTTCTTCCTGACAGGAGCTGACGACTGCGTCTTCAAGGGAAACCACATCAACATACGTCTGGATAATACTGGCAGTGTCAACTCCGGCGAAAACATAACCTTCCGGCGCTGCTACATCGGCAACGCGTCGGGCACGGGTATCGAAGCGATCAAGCTCCAACTTCTCGTTCTGGACAACTGCTCGCTGGACTACAATGCACGGCACGCCGTCCTCATCGACACCAACACCAAGATGACCGCCTGCTATCTTGAAACGAATGACG from Brevundimonas sp. SL130 encodes the following:
- a CDS encoding right-handed parallel beta-helix repeat-containing protein, which encodes MTNRFRVLSAEDVAAVGGLTAESSVPNIEALRALGRHIPYALVRGFERDGDGGGGLFYMKHEKATEAERPGLYVIGSDGAGWTRQWDGENFNAAWVGIRPDGSDCGSKFSRLPKRTTVNFSPGEYVFSSYPPPADFSDRFYRGKGVVWKCTGALTEFQRAFVWSYANGQDFGVDNGGQNVRDMTLAGLSPIEGIGIIGPGTSTGIGFSFDNTATTRPYFVRPKNFSIGNFRIGFGGAVTPMRNFFLTGADDCVFKGNHINIRLDNTGSVNSGENITFRRCYIGNASGTGIEAIKLQLLVLDNCSLDYNARHAVLIDTNTKMTACYLETNDATTKADMIKTSGVTKLVVDETSNIYALGWADRDVFSLDGISTIVCNATVDMTGPWGARTLYTGARSSVFGRTKGCNGDNWANLLSRHLGRFADPEFSIQGAAGSLDLCPDSSPPSRTMLTRDSVRENRRYAVRMTAPSPEAGAVLGFHRMPVSGGEWMFISHYDKVVGTIVNLAHRLQFFTAEGLKVGADVFVGGSALPPGFSNFGSRFSREWNVTERGWTSQRAVAAVPQGAGYVLAQLRIDPNSTGSYYVSDYYLWQ